The following is a genomic window from Planctomycetia bacterium.
TGCGCATGACAAGGAGCGCCTCGACGACTCCGCCAAAATGCGCAACCGCCGAGCGCGCCAACAATGCCGTCGGCTGATAGCCCAGTTGCCACTTTCGCGTCCAGTGCGATGGGATAGGCGTCCAGCAATCAATCGCCGGCGGACTCATCGCCCCCTGAATCGACTTGGCCAGCAACGAACCCAGAAAATGATCCATCGTGAACGATCGCTTGAATCGGAGGATCAACGCCTTCAGCGGCCCGGCATACGTTCCGACTCGAACGAACGAGTGAAATCGCCCCCGGGTAAGCCCGGTAACGCATCGTGTGCATCGTGCATCATGCAGAAGATACGCCCCCCTGCTCTCTCCACAGTGCCGGCAATAGGGTACGTCAATGACCGCGGTAAGCTCCGCGGCGCATGCGGCGCACAGGTCACGCTCGTCAAGCCCGATGGAATGATCGCAGGCAGCGCACACCCGGGGAAGCACGAGGTCTCCAATTGCAGCCGCCGCCCGGGAAAGACTCGCAAGCGCTGTCACGCTTCAACCCTCGTTGGAACCAGCCTATTCCGGATTCTGCCCCGGCGCGTCGTCATCGCCTCCGGTCGGCAACTCTCCGCCGGCATCCGAAGGCTGTTCTGCAACGTCTCGCGCGGCAGCGGATGCATCTTCGTCGGCCTCCTCCGACGCGATGCGCGCCACCGACACCACCTTGTCGCCCTCGTCCGGCTTCATCAGCTTGACGCCCTGTGTGGCGCGGCCGATCTCGCGAAGCTGGGAGACCTCGGTGCGAAGCATGATCCCCTGAGCGGATATGAGCATGAGTTCATCGGCATCGGTCACAGCGCGAAGCGCCACAACGTCGCCGTTCCGCTCATTCGCCCGGATATTGATGACGCCGCTTCCTCCGCGCTTCTGAAGTCGATAGGCGTCGATGTCGGTTCGCTTGCCGAATCCGTTCTCGCAGACCGTCAACAGGCTCATCTCGGGGCGGATCACGGCCATATCGACAACTTCGTCGTCTCGATCGAGGCTGATGCCGCGCACGCCGCCCGCCGCGCGACCCATCGCCCGCACGTCGGTGTGCATGAAGCGAATCGACATGCCCTTGCGTGTTCCAAGCACCACCTGGTCGTCCTCGCCCACGAGTTGCACACGGATCAACGAGTCCGCCGGATCGAGACCGATGGCGATAATCCCGCTCGGTCGAGGTCGGGAGAAAGCGCCCAGCGCGGTCTTCTTGACCGTGCCTTGTGCCGTGGCGAAGAGGACGAATTTCTCCTCGAACTGCGATACCGGAAGAACGGCGGTCACCGTCTCGCTGTCCTGAAGCCTGAGCAGGTTGGCGATCGATCGCCCGCGCGCGGTCCGGGCCATCTCCGGGATGTCATAGACCTTCAGCCAATAAACGCGCCCGCGCGTCGTAAAGAAGAGCAGGTAGTTATGCGTGCTGGCGACGAAGACATGCTCAAGGAAATCGCCTTCCTTGGTGTCGCTCGCCCGAATGCCGCGGCCGCCGCGACCCTGGCTGCGGTATGTGTCCGTGCTGACGCGCTTAATGTAGCCTTGGTGAGAAATCGTCACGATGACCGGAAGGTCTTCGATCAATTCCTCCATGCAGAACTCGCCGACGGCGGCGGTGATCTCTGTGCGTCGCGGATCCGCGTACTTCGCCTTCATCTCGTGAATGTCTTCGCGAAGAATATCCAATACCCGCGCAGGCTCCGCGAGGATCGCCGCGTAACCGTCGATTTCGGCGACGAGTCCGACGTATTCCTTTGCCAGCTTTTCCACCTCGAGGCCTGTCAACCTTTGCAGTTGCATCGAGAGGATCGCCTGGGCCTGGACGCCGGTCAGGAACTGATCAGCGGCCCCCGCCTTCCTGGCGAACTGCTGAGGCAGCAGCTTGTAGAGCGCTGCCGAATCCGCGAGCCGAAGCGGTCGCGCCATGAGGCTCTGTTTCGCGGCATCGGGATTTGCCGACTTGCGGATCAGTTGAATGATGGCGTCGATGTCACCCACCGCGAGGATCAGGCCCTCAAGAATATGGGCCCGTTGCCGCGCCTTGCGAAGCAGAAAGCGCGTTCTCCGCGTCACGATGTCCTTGCGGTGATCGAGGTAATACTCCATCAACTGCTTGATGGACAACGTCTGGGGCTGCTTGCCGACCAGCGCGATATTCGTGACCGCGAAATTCGTCTGAAGCGGCGTGTACTGGTAGAGCTTATTAAGCACCACGTCGCCGCTCACCCCCGACTTGCATTCGACAACCAGCCGAATGGCGTGCTTGCGGTCGGACTCGTCCCGCACGTCGGAGACTTCCGGCAGACGGCCGTCCTTGACGCACTGGGCGATTTTCTCGGTGATCGTGTTCTTCAGGATGTTGAACGGAATCTCATCAACGACGATGCGCGTTCGATCGCCTTTCATCTCCTCAAAGTGCGTCTTGGCACGCAATGTCATCGAGCCGCGCCCGCGCGTATAGGCATCGATAATGCCCTGACGACCGCAGATCATCGCCCCGGTGGGGAAGTCCGGTCCCGGAACGTGCTTCATCAATTCCTGAATGGATATCGCGGGATTCTCGATGAGCGCGATGAGCCCATCGCAAATCTCGCCGAGGTTGTGCGGCGGCATGCTCGTCGCCATGCCGACGGCGATGCCCATGCTGCCGTTAACAAGGAGATTCGGAAACTTCGACGGAAGCACCACCGGCTCGGTCGTCGTTTCGTCATAGTTGGGAACGAAGTCGGTGGTCTCCTTGTCGATGTCCTCCAGCATCTCCATGGTCGGCGATGCCATGCGCGCTTCCGTATACCGCATGGCGGCCGGCGGATCGCCGTCGATTGAGCCGAAGTTACCCTGACCGTCGATCAATGGGTACCGCATGGCAAACGGCTGCGCCATACGCACCAGCGTGGGATAGACCACGGCCTCGCCGTGCGGGTGATAATTGCCGGAAGTGTCGCCCGAGATCTTGGCGCATTTTCGATGGGCCGTGCGCGGCCCCAGCTTCAGGTCGTGCATCGCCACCAGAATGCGCCGCTGCGAGGGCTTAAGACCGTCGCGGACATCAGGAAGAGCGCGCGCCACGATGACGCTCATCGCGTAGCGCAAATAGGAATCCTGCATCTCCTCGACAATCGGCAGGTTTCGCGATGGATTAGGCAATGCGGCCGGCGGATCAGGCTGGTTTTGGTCGGTCATCCGTTTCTTCGACTCCGTCAGGATTACCGGGCAAAAATCATGCCGCCCGGACAGGGGGAATTGTAGTGCAATTCAAGCACCCTGACGAGCATGGCACGCCCCCGCAGAATCGATAAAAAAGGCGAACCACGGAGCCGGAAAGCAGGGTAGGGGGCTGGCAATAAAGAAGACCGTCAGCGCGCCCCGGGGCCGGCGAGTTCGGCGACAAACAACATGCACTCGGCGAGTAGCTGTTCCTCGTTGCAACCTTTGGTAACAAGCTGTGAAATCCGGGCGACAATCGCGCTGCCGACAATGGCGCCGTCGGCAAACGTACAAACTTCGCGAACCTGATCGGCAGTTCCGATGCCGAAACCGACCAGAACCGGCCGCTGGGTCCGCTGGCGAATGTCCTCCAAATGACCGCGCAGGTCGGGGGGTAGCTTTCCTCTCGCCCCGGTCGTGCCCTGCACCGAGACGTAGTAGAGAAATCCGCCGGCAAGACGGGCGATGCGATCCTGCCGATCGGGCGGGGTTGTCGGTGCGACGAGCATCGCGACGCGAAGCCCGGCGGCGTGAACGCGCTCGACAATCGCGGGGGCCTCTTCGAGGGAGATGTCGGGAATGATGAGTCCGTCGATGCCCGCGGCCGCTGCCCTCGCGATAAATTCGTCCGCTCCGATGCGATAAATGATGGAGGCGGAAACCATCCCGAGGATGGGGTAACTCACATCGCGCCTGACGGAGGCGATCAAAGCGAAGATATCGTCCACGCGCGTTCCGGCGGCGAGGCTGTGAGTGAAAGCCTCCTGAATCACCGGGCCGTCTGCAATCGGGTCGGAGAAGGGAAATCCGATCTCGACGCCGCGAATCGGGAGCGATTCGAGACCTCGAAGGAGGGACGCAGTAAATGCAACACTCGGATAGCCCGCGGGGATGAACGGCCAGAGGCCGGAAGGCTGTGCCGCCAGGGTGGCATCAATTCGATTGACCGGATTAGTGCTCAACGCTCTTCCCCCTGAGCCGGGCGACCTCGACGCAGTCCTTGTCGCCACGGCCCGAGAGACTAACGACAATCATCTTGTCCCGCCCTAGCTTCGGCGCAAGTTTGACGACGTGAGCGATGGCATGGGCCGTCTCCAGCGCGGGAATGATGCCCTCGGTGCGACTGAGCAACTCAAAAGCCGCAAGCGCCTCATCGTCCGTGGCACTGACGTATTCAGCACGGCCGGTAGCGGACCAGTAAGCGTGCTCGGGGCCGACGCCGGGATAGTCCAGTCCCGCCGAGACGGAGTGGACCGGGAGCGTCTGCCCGTCGTCATCCTGAAGCACAATCGTGTGCATGCCGTGAAGCACGCCGGGGCGGCCCTTGGAAATCGTGGCGCTGTGCCGTCTGTCGAGACCTTCGCCGGCCGCTTCGACGCCGATAAGACGGACGCCGACGTCGTTTATGAATGGGTGGAATATTCCGGCGGCGTTGCTGCCTCCTCCGACGCAGGCAACCACGGCATCCGGCAGGCGACCCGAAAGCGCCAGGGCCTGTTGTCGGGCCTCGCGACCGATGACAGATTGGAGGTCGCGGACGATCAGAGGAAATGGGTGGGGACCCATCACAGAACCGATCACATAGTGGGTGGTGCTAACGGAAGCGATCCAGTCGCGTAGTGCCTCGTTAATGGCATCCTTGAGGGTGCGCTGGCCGCTTTCCACCGGAACGACGCGCGCGCCCATGAGCTCCATGCGATAGACATTCAGACGCTGACGCCGGACATCCTCCGCCCCCATGTACACCACACACTCGAGTCCAAAGACGCAGGCGGCTGTTGCCGTGGCCACGCCGTGCTGGCCCGCACCGGTCTCGGCAATGATGCGCCGCTTGCCCATTCGCTTGGCAAGAATGGCCTGACCCAGCGTATTGTTGATCTTGTGCGCCCCGGTATGGTTGAGATCCTCGCGCTTCAGGTAGATGGCCGCGCCGCCGAGTTGCTCACTGAGCCTCGCCGCGTGATAGAGCGGGCTCGGACGGCCCACGTAATTCTGCAGGTATCCGTCCAATTCCGCCCAGAATGCTGCGTCATGCCGAGCGGTCGCATAGGCCTGCTCAAGGTCGGTCAGTGCCGACATGAGCGATTCCGGAACGAACTGCCCGCCGAAATTGCCGAACCGCCCGGAGGCGTCGGGAATAGTCTTCTGCGGGTCGAAAGAGGTCATAAACGGCTCCCAGGGGCTCGAAAATCCATCATAAGACGCATCCGGTGGACGGCCAAATCGCCCAATTGAAGATTGTTCTCTCGCCTGCAGTAGGCCGATACAATATCCCTATGGCAACACGTCCCTTTGAAACGGCGGGATCACTCAAGTCCCCAATGGTTCGACAGATATCGGTCTTTCTCGAAGACCGTGTCGGGGCACTGATGCGTCTCTTCAAGGCATTCGAAGGATCGGACGTCCGGGTTGTGGCGATGTCGGTCGTTCACGCAATCGACTGCGCCATTATCCGGGTCATCTGCGACCAGCATGACGCCGCCGTCGAGATCCTTGAAAAGCGCGGCTTCCCCCTGAGTCAGACCGAGCTGCTAGTTGTTGAAGTGCCGCACGGCCACGGATTGATGTCCATCTGCTCCGCCCTGCTCGCCGGCGAGGTCAACATCGACTATGCCTACCCGCTGCTGGTGCGCCCGGCAGGCCGCGCTGCCCTGGCCATCCACACAGACAGCGTTGAGACCGCGGTCCAGGTTTTTCGCCTGCGCAAGTTTCAACTCATGTCCGAAGACGACCTCGGCCCCGGCCCGGTCCGCTGAATCAACCGTCCCACTAATCAGCCCGAAACCCCGCTGCAGGAAATGCAGTGACGAGCCTGCGCCTGGACGATCGGGCTGTTTCCCTTCGACGTACGCCCCGTCCCGCATTAGAATCCAACGCTTAACCCGCTGCACCCGGGCGATTAGCTCAGTTGGTTAGAGCACCTCGTTTACACCGAGGGGGTCGGGGGTTCGAGTCCCTCATCGCCCAGTGCCCACCCATTTTCATTCTCGGCTCGAATAAGAGCGCTTTTGCCGGATTCACATTTCAAGCCGGCTTTCGAAATACCCTGTACAGGGCCGGAACACACAGGAGATTCATCAGCGTGGATGTGACGAGGCCGCCGGTGATGACGACGGCGAGCGGGTACTCAATCTCGTGGCCCGGTCTGTCGCCTGCAATAACCAAAGGGGCGAGGCCGAGACCCGTGGACAGCGCGGTCATCAGAATCGGAGACAAGCGCTCTTCCGCACCGCGCAGCAGGAAGGATGCGCTCATGCACTCGCCTTCCTCGCGGAGCAGATGCTCGTAGTGGCTGACCATCATGATGCCATTTCGCCCGGCGATGCCGATCACCGTGACAAAACCCACGAGCGAGCCGAGTGACAGCACCCCTCCGGTAAGAAACGCGGCGGCCACGCCTCCAACGAGCGAGAAGGCAAGCGTAAGCAGGATCAGCCCCGTTAGGCGCACGGACTGGAATTCCACGTAAAGCAGAACAACGATTCCGGCGAAAGCCGCGAATGAGAAAACCAGCAATCGGCGCTGGGACGCCTGGCGGGCCTCAAACTCACCCAGAAACTCCGGGTGGTATTCGCGATCGAAACTCAGGGACCGCACCTTTGCCTCCACATCCCGCGCGACGCTTCCCAAATCACGGCCCTTTGCATTGCAGGTAATGTCGATGCGACGCGACGCTGACTCGCGCTTGATTTCGTTAGGTGCTGGAACAATCGCAATATCCGCAACGTCGCCCAGTCGCGTATGCCCGCTGCGGGGCAGGTCGATCAACAAGTCTCCTAGCCCGTTTGGGTCGGCCCGCAGTCTTAGATCCCCGAGGACCGCGACGTCGAAGACTTTTTGTCCCTCGAAGATTTCGCCGACTTTGACGCCTTGCAGTAGCGTCGTGGCAGCGCGGCGGACATCGCCCGCGGTCAGGCCGAACAGAGTCGCGGCGTCCGGCTTGAGTCGAACCAGAATCTGAGGCACAAGCGTTTGCGTCTCGACGTGAAGGTCAGTCACACCCGGAACCTCCGCCATAACCCTTTGGACTTCCTGCGCCTTGTCTCGAAGGATAGCGAGATCCGGACCAAACAACCGAACCACGATGCTCGCGCTCGAACCGGTCAGGACTTCTTTGATCCTCTCCTTCAGATATGTCAGCACATCTCGGTAAATGCCGGGGTACTCGTCGATGACCGCCTGAATCCGCGCCAAGGTCGCGGCAAAGTCCGCTTCCGGCTCAACGCTGATCCAGAGTTCGCAGAAATTTGGGCCGACGACTTCATCGGCGACCTCAGCGCGGCCCAGGTGCGCGCCGAAATTTCGTACGCCGGGAATGGCGCGTAGCTCTCGGCTTACGTTGATGGTGGAACGGGCCAACGCGTCGAGGGAAGTGCCCGGCTTTTCGACCCAATGCATCAGAAAATCGGTCTCTTGAAAACTCGGCAGGAATTCCTCGCCGAGGAGCGGAATGCTTAGTGCCGTCGCCAGGAGAATCGCCGCGACGCTCCAGCCAATTCGGGCGGGCCTGAAGAGCAATCTCGGGAGGAGATTCCTGTATTTCTCTTTGAGCCATCGAACCAGTCGGGAATCTTCCGCGACATGATTGGCTCCCGGGAGCAAGAAATAGGAAAGTGCCGGCGTCACCGTTAGGGCAACCAACAGAGACACGAGGATGGCGAGGATGTACGAAACCGCCAGCGGCCGAAAGAATGTGCCCGCCAGCCCCTCAAGGAAAAAGATGGGAACGAATACGAGGATAACGATCATGCTTGCGAACACGACCGCGCTTCGCACCTCAAGAGATGCACGCAGAACGACGCGGAAGCTCGACACCGGCGAGCCGGCAAGGGCGTTAAGCCGCAGACGCCGCGCGATGTTCTCGACGTCAATGATGGCGTCATCGACAACTTCGCCGACGGCGATGACAAGGCCGGCGAGCGTCATGACGTTGATCGTCCCGCCTCGCCAATAGAGAACGAGAATAGCCCCCAGGATGGACAGTGGAATGGCGACCAGGCTGATGACGGCGGTGCGCCAGTTAAACAAGAAGATCACAAGAATGATGGCGACAAGCAGCGCGCCCAGGAGCATGGCGTCCGTCAGATTATCAATCGAGCGCTCGATGAAAGTCGCCGGGCGGAAGATGGTGGAATCGATTTCGACGTCGCTCAGACCGGGGCGCAAGGCATCGAGCGCTGTCTCAACTTTTCGTGTTACTTCAAGCGTATTGCCCCAGGGCTGCTTCTCGACGATGAGCAGCAAACCCGGGCCGTCGTTGATCACCGCATCGCCGATGGGCACCGGATGCCCCTCAACCACCTCAGCGACGTCCCCCAGCCGGAGTATCCCCTGATCGGACTCGATAACCACCGCGCGTGCGAGTTCTTCGACAGTCTGAACAGCAGCAGCATGACGAATGGGAATCCGCTGGACCGGCGTATCGACGAAGCCACCCGCGGAAACCACCGTTGCATCACCGGCGGCGCGGACCACCTGATCCAACGAAACGCCGTGAAGTCGCAGGCGATCCGGATCCACGCGCACCTGTAACTGGCGGTCGCGCTGACCCCAGATGGCGACATTCGCGACGCCGGGGACGGCCATCAGATGCGGTCGAATCGACCACTTGGCGAGGGTGGTGAGCTCCACCTGAGAGAGCTTCTTCGACGACATCCCAATCTTCAGCACGCGGCTTAGCGATGACAACGGAGAGAGCATGACCGGCGGCCTGGCGACGGCGGGAAGCCGAGGAGCCTCAATCGCCAGGCGCTCCTGAACGAGTTGGCGGGCCTCCATGAGATCGACGTCTTCCTCCAGGTACAGGACGATGGAGGCAAGGCCGAGCACGGACTTCGAGCGCAGTGTCGTCAGCCACGGCGTGGCGTTCAGGACACTCTCAAGCGGAACCGTGATCAGGCTTTCGACTTCCTCAGTGGACAATCCAGGCGCTTCCACCTGGATTTCGATTCGTGGGGGCGCAAATTCCGGAAAAACGTCCAGCGGAACGACGGTGGCCGCGCGAAATCCGGCGACCACGCTGACCGCGGCCAGTGCAATGACCACTACGCGAAGCTGCAACGACGTCTTGACGATCCACGAAAGCATGATTCGGATGCGTGGCGCGCCGGCGGGCCTCGCAACTCCCTGTTGGTACTAGTGCCCCGCTCCGCCAAACTCAATGCCGAACAATTCGGACGAGCCCTCTACCACAATCCGAGATTTCTCCTGGAGTCCCTTGGCCAGCACCGCGAGGTCTCCGTCGACGCGGTCAACGGCGACGCGCAGTCGTGTAAAGGCGCCCGGCTCCACTTCTCGATAAACCCATTGCCCACCGTGGATATCGTGCACCACCGAGGCCCAGGGGACGACGAGCAGATCTGTTTTTGCGGTTGTTGGAATGTCCAATCTCAACCGTTGCCCCGGGAATAATGAAAGGGTGGGATTCTCGATTTCGTAATACCAATCCACGGTTGCGGTTGATGGATTCGCGGTCATCGGCGATGACAAGGGCTTCGCCAACAATGTGTAATTCTTTGAGTCGCCAAGGACGAATACCCGTGCCGCGTCGACTCCTTCAAGGGATGCCACGTCTCCAACGTAGACCGGCACTTTGATCCACAGCGGGTCGAGCGACGCAATTTCGCACAACGGAGCACCGGCGGCCACAGCTTGGCCGGCCGCAACGTAGATTTTCTGGAGTACGCCGTCGAATTGGGGCGAAATCGGCAGCGCAACGCCTGTTGCTGCATCCTCAAGGTCACTGAAAGTACGCTCCAGAACACTCAGCCGAGTTTGTGCGGCGTCCAGATTCGACTTCGCTAGACGGTGTCCGGCTTTGGCCTCATCAAGCGAACGAACCGATCCTGCGTTTTCCCTCAAGAGGCGCTCGGCTCGCTCCTGCGCAATCGCAGCGGCATCCAGCCTGACCAGGGCCGCCTCCACTTCGCCCCGAGCCTGGGCCATTGCCGTCTCGAGGTCCGCCTGGACTCGGGCCAGCGCGATTCGATCGGCGGGATTGAGGACCTCCCGATCTCCCCTGATGGATGGAAGCAATTCAAATAGGATTTCACCGGCTGAAACACTGATTCCGGGCCCGGGCCAGGTACGCGAGGACGTAGCTGTAATCGTTCCGGGAAAAGGTGATGAAAGGGTGATCGATCGCCCCTCCGGAATCACGGTCGTGCCGCCATACGTGCGGAATTGTTGAACGCTTTCGCGCACAACTTCAATCGTCCTGATCGCGAGGTGCTTGCGCGCATCATCGGAGAGCGTGACGGTCGTCAAGGCCGTTTCCGGCCTTGGGTTCTTGACGTCGACCCGCTTGACCGAGGCATGATCGCCGTCATTCGACGACGACGAATCGCAGCCGACGGCCATTGATGTCAGGCTCAGGGCAAACAAAATACAACGCAGGGCCTTGGTCATGAGTGTTCCGATTTCAAAAGAGCGACGCAGCAAGGATCTGCCTGCCAAAGTCAAGAAAGAACCCCAGGAAGCTCTGGACGAACATCACGAATAACTGGAATAACTGATCAAGGGGACTAGTCATTGCCACTGGAATCCTCCTCATGGTTGGATACATCTGCTTCAGGTGCGGACGGGCCGCGAGCCGCTTCAAATCGGCCACCCAGAGCTCCCGTCAGTTCCGCGATCGCCGTTCGGTAGTCTCGCAGTGCGTCGGCTGACAGCCGTTTCTGCATAAACTCAGCTTCCTGAGCATCGAGCAGGACGAGGACGCTCTCCTCACCGTTCTCGTACCGGCTCTCAGCGCTTTTCAGGTTTCCTTCCACCTGGGGCAGAATCTCATCCCTGAAAGAACTGACCAGTTCCGCCGCGATGCGGGCGTTATTGGCGGCCGTTCGAACTTCGGTCACAACCGAATCCAGGAGCTGCTCGCGCTCCTTTGAGATGCGCTGAAGGGTAAATCCTGCCTTGGCGATCTGGGCCTGATTCTGGTCCCAGATGGGAAGCGTCAGTTGAATCGTCGGACCGAGCATGCTGTCAATGATTTGCCGCCGCGCAAGATCGCGCTGGCCCTTTGACTCGATGGTCGGCGCCGTCGGCGCCCCCGCCGCAATCGACGCCCTGGCGGTATCCGCAAGGACCTTGCGTCCCGGTAGCGCGCGGCGCTCCGTTCGTTCGCCCTGCAGCCCAATCTCCAGACTGGGAAAAATCTTGAGAATCTGCAGGTCGATGTCGCGCTCGGCCGAGGCGACTCGGGCATCCGCCCACTGAATGTCGAATCGATTCGCCATCGCAGTCGCGATGAGGTTATCTTCCGGGGCGATGACTGGATCAACCGAATCAATTTCGCCGCTCAGGTTCCAGGAATCAGGCCAACGGGCAAGGCCGAGAATCTGGGCGAGGGCAAGACGGGAGTTCTGCAAATCGCGGGTCGCGCGACGGGACTCGTTCTCAGTATCGAGAACCTGTGTCCGGATCAGCCCTGCTTCCAGCGGATTTGCCTCTCCGGCCCGAAGCCGTGCGTCGGCCAGCGCGAGGGATTGGCGCGCCCGCTCTGAGTTCTGCCGGGCGATCTCTTCGAGTTGAGCGCGCCAAAACACATCGAAGCATGCGGACTTCGTGCGCGCGGCGATGCGCACAGCCTCATCGAGAACGGAAAACACCGTTTGCTGAAGCTGGGCCTCGGCAATCTGCTTTCGAACAGGAATCTGCCAAAGGTCTACCAGTTGTTGCGCAAATCCCAGGGTCAATTCGCTCCGCCCTCCGCCGTCTGGAAAGCGCGCGCCGATGACCAGTGATGGATTCGTGAGCAGCCGGGACTGAACGACATCCGCCTGTGAAGCGCCGATTGATTGAAAAAGGGCCTGAAAGGCGCGGTTGTTGAGCATGGCCATGCTGACGGCTTCCTCAATGGTCAGCCCGTCCGCAAGGAATGATCGCACTTTGTCGTCGACGAGCGATTCACCGGTCGGGTTATAGACTTCCTGCACGCCGAGTCGATTCTTGATTTCCGAACCCGCCTGCTCAAAGTTCGAAGCAGGATCCACACGGGCGCAACCCGTTCCAATCGCGGCGACAACTACCGCAGCAGCCATCAGACCCGACAAACACCCGCGTTCACCGAGAGGTGATCTTCGTCGTGAGTATCTCACAATCGCGACAACTTTCTTGAATGGAAAAAACATGTGGAAGACGACTGCGTTCCTCTCTCCCTGTCAGCGGCGCCCCAGGTGCGGAAGCCCGTCAATGGCGATTGTGTAGAAGATGTCCGCGCCCCAGTCGCCATTGACGCCTGCACCTCCCAGCGGTCCGAATGCACGGCAATGGTCGATTGTCCCGCTACCGTCCGGCACACGGAACACACGACCACGAATGCCGCGAGACACAGCGCAGCTCTTTGTCTCAGGCTCACAGGAGTCGTCATTCGAACCGTGAACCGCTCTTGGCCGATACCGGGCATTGTTCACGCCGGTTTGAACTCCAACCAACGCTTAAGTTCAACAGGCCCTCGACGTTATCGATCCGGCTAGTCGTCGTCGTGTTCTTCACCGTGTTCATCGTCCCGATCGTGCG
Proteins encoded in this region:
- a CDS encoding ComF family protein; the encoded protein is MTALASLSRAAAAIGDLVLPRVCAACDHSIGLDERDLCAACAAELTAVIDVPYCRHCGESRGAYLLHDARCTRCVTGLTRGRFHSFVRVGTYAGPLKALILRFKRSFTMDHFLGSLLAKSIQGAMSPPAIDCWTPIPSHWTRKWQLGYQPTALLARSAVAHFGGVVEALLVMRKEVRPFHERSGVTAAQRAKEIEDAMMIGRGSRIAGRHICLVDDVMTTGATLREAAKALKSAGAASVSAAVLARAGQGEPVVMSPSAGVDRQEGNA
- the gyrA gene encoding DNA gyrase subunit A, encoding MTDQNQPDPPAALPNPSRNLPIVEEMQDSYLRYAMSVIVARALPDVRDGLKPSQRRILVAMHDLKLGPRTAHRKCAKISGDTSGNYHPHGEAVVYPTLVRMAQPFAMRYPLIDGQGNFGSIDGDPPAAMRYTEARMASPTMEMLEDIDKETTDFVPNYDETTTEPVVLPSKFPNLLVNGSMGIAVGMATSMPPHNLGEICDGLIALIENPAISIQELMKHVPGPDFPTGAMICGRQGIIDAYTRGRGSMTLRAKTHFEEMKGDRTRIVVDEIPFNILKNTITEKIAQCVKDGRLPEVSDVRDESDRKHAIRLVVECKSGVSGDVVLNKLYQYTPLQTNFAVTNIALVGKQPQTLSIKQLMEYYLDHRKDIVTRRTRFLLRKARQRAHILEGLILAVGDIDAIIQLIRKSANPDAAKQSLMARPLRLADSAALYKLLPQQFARKAGAADQFLTGVQAQAILSMQLQRLTGLEVEKLAKEYVGLVAEIDGYAAILAEPARVLDILREDIHEMKAKYADPRRTEITAAVGEFCMEELIEDLPVIVTISHQGYIKRVSTDTYRSQGRGGRGIRASDTKEGDFLEHVFVASTHNYLLFFTTRGRVYWLKVYDIPEMARTARGRSIANLLRLQDSETVTAVLPVSQFEEKFVLFATAQGTVKKTALGAFSRPRPSGIIAIGLDPADSLIRVQLVGEDDQVVLGTRKGMSIRFMHTDVRAMGRAAGGVRGISLDRDDEVVDMAVIRPEMSLLTVCENGFGKRTDIDAYRLQKRGGSGVINIRANERNGDVVALRAVTDADELMLISAQGIMLRTEVSQLREIGRATQGVKLMKPDEGDKVVSVARIASEEADEDASAAARDVAEQPSDAGGELPTGGDDDAPGQNPE
- a CDS encoding tryptophan synthase subunit alpha, which codes for MSTNPVNRIDATLAAQPSGLWPFIPAGYPSVAFTASLLRGLESLPIRGVEIGFPFSDPIADGPVIQEAFTHSLAAGTRVDDIFALIASVRRDVSYPILGMVSASIIYRIGADEFIARAAAAGIDGLIIPDISLEEAPAIVERVHAAGLRVAMLVAPTTPPDRQDRIARLAGGFLYYVSVQGTTGARGKLPPDLRGHLEDIRQRTQRPVLVGFGIGTADQVREVCTFADGAIVGSAIVARISQLVTKGCNEEQLLAECMLFVAELAGPGAR
- the trpB gene encoding tryptophan synthase subunit beta; the protein is MTSFDPQKTIPDASGRFGNFGGQFVPESLMSALTDLEQAYATARHDAAFWAELDGYLQNYVGRPSPLYHAARLSEQLGGAAIYLKREDLNHTGAHKINNTLGQAILAKRMGKRRIIAETGAGQHGVATATAACVFGLECVVYMGAEDVRRQRLNVYRMELMGARVVPVESGQRTLKDAINEALRDWIASVSTTHYVIGSVMGPHPFPLIVRDLQSVIGREARQQALALSGRLPDAVVACVGGGSNAAGIFHPFINDVGVRLIGVEAAGEGLDRRHSATISKGRPGVLHGMHTIVLQDDDGQTLPVHSVSAGLDYPGVGPEHAYWSATGRAEYVSATDDEALAAFELLSRTEGIIPALETAHAIAHVVKLAPKLGRDKMIVVSLSGRGDKDCVEVARLRGKSVEH
- a CDS encoding acetolactate synthase, which codes for MATRPFETAGSLKSPMVRQISVFLEDRVGALMRLFKAFEGSDVRVVAMSVVHAIDCAIIRVICDQHDAAVEILEKRGFPLSQTELLVVEVPHGHGLMSICSALLAGEVNIDYAYPLLVRPAGRAALAIHTDSVETAVQVFRLRKFQLMSEDDLGPGPVR
- a CDS encoding efflux RND transporter permease subunit; translated protein: MLSWIVKTSLQLRVVVIALAAVSVVAGFRAATVVPLDVFPEFAPPRIEIQVEAPGLSTEEVESLITVPLESVLNATPWLTTLRSKSVLGLASIVLYLEEDVDLMEARQLVQERLAIEAPRLPAVARPPVMLSPLSSLSRVLKIGMSSKKLSQVELTTLAKWSIRPHLMAVPGVANVAIWGQRDRQLQVRVDPDRLRLHGVSLDQVVRAAGDATVVSAGGFVDTPVQRIPIRHAAAVQTVEELARAVVIESDQGILRLGDVAEVVEGHPVPIGDAVINDGPGLLLIVEKQPWGNTLEVTRKVETALDALRPGLSDVEIDSTIFRPATFIERSIDNLTDAMLLGALLVAIILVIFLFNWRTAVISLVAIPLSILGAILVLYWRGGTINVMTLAGLVIAVGEVVDDAIIDVENIARRLRLNALAGSPVSSFRVVLRASLEVRSAVVFASMIVILVFVPIFFLEGLAGTFFRPLAVSYILAILVSLLVALTVTPALSYFLLPGANHVAEDSRLVRWLKEKYRNLLPRLLFRPARIGWSVAAILLATALSIPLLGEEFLPSFQETDFLMHWVEKPGTSLDALARSTINVSRELRAIPGVRNFGAHLGRAEVADEVVGPNFCELWISVEPEADFAATLARIQAVIDEYPGIYRDVLTYLKERIKEVLTGSSASIVVRLFGPDLAILRDKAQEVQRVMAEVPGVTDLHVETQTLVPQILVRLKPDAATLFGLTAGDVRRAATTLLQGVKVGEIFEGQKVFDVAVLGDLRLRADPNGLGDLLIDLPRSGHTRLGDVADIAIVPAPNEIKRESASRRIDITCNAKGRDLGSVARDVEAKVRSLSFDREYHPEFLGEFEARQASQRRLLVFSFAAFAGIVVLLYVEFQSVRLTGLILLTLAFSLVGGVAAAFLTGGVLSLGSLVGFVTVIGIAGRNGIMMVSHYEHLLREEGECMSASFLLRGAEERLSPILMTALSTGLGLAPLVIAGDRPGHEIEYPLAVVITGGLVTSTLMNLLCVPALYRVFRKPA